A stretch of DNA from Deltaproteobacteria bacterium:
ACCGCGTGCCATGCCTTGAAAAAAATGCCCGACGCACCCTTGGCCCCGTCGGCGAAGAGTTCACGCAGATTCAGATCTCGCATTGGCAGCTCCGACAGATAGTGTGAACGCGCCCGGCCGGTTCGCCCACGCTCAGGAAGGCGTCTTCGCCCTTCTTGATCGGCTTGCGGCAGTTCGCGCAAACGAGACGGCGGTTGGCGACCATCGGCTGCCATCCTGCCACGGCGGTGGAATCGAATTCGCCCGGCGAATTCGCGAAGGCTTCGGCGATGTCGAGACCGCTGTCGACGATGTTCTCGACCATGCGCACCGAGTCTTCGAGAATGTTGCGCACGAGGTTCGACACGGGCACGCGAAGCCGCCGGGCCTGCGTGACCAGGTCCTCGTAGAGTCCCTTCGGGACACGGGTTTGCAGCACGCGATCCTTGGGGTCGTCCGAGTGCGGGCGTCCCCGCGTGCGGGCCACGGCTTCGGGCTCCTCCGAAGAGGTCGCTGATTCGTCGTGCGCGCGCTCGGGGTCGGCTCCCTTGACGACGCGCAGGGCCTTGTCCGGATTTGAGCGTTTCACCATCATCGCTTAAATGTACTACGAAAAATGACGATGTCAACGCTTTTTGTTCCGCCCGATTGCGCCGACGGTGCGACCCCGGATGTCGCGCCAGGGCGTCAGACTGCGCTCCGTGGCGGAAGCTGTTGCGACGCCGCTAGAATGCGCGAAACGAAATCGGACGCGGGAGTGTGGCATTGAGCGAGGTGTGGCGCGAATCGTTCTTCGAGCAGGCGGCGGCGCTGCGCGCGCGCGGCGGATTCGAACCGCTCGTCGTTCTCGCCTCGTCCAACCGACTGGGTGAGGACCTGCGCGGTGAACTGCACCGACGATTCGGCGGCTGGCTCGGTGCGTACACGCTGACCTTCATCGACCTCGCGACGCGCCTTGTCGCCACGCTCGGTCCGGTCCGCCCGCTCGCGCCGCCCGAGTTTTTACACGCGCTCGCCGCGCGGCTGGTGGCCGAGATGCCCGAAGGCGTCTTCGACCGCGTGCGCAATTTCGCGGGGACTCCGGGCGCGTTTCTCGCGACGTTCGAAGATCTGTCGGAAGCAGGTTGGACGCGGCTGCCGCTCGCGACCGGCGATTCGCTGAAACTCACCGGGTTCGACGCGCTCTACCGGCGCTTTCGCGAACTCGTGGACGATGCGGGATACGACCTGCCCGGGGCACGCATCGCGGGCGCGGCCGCTGCGGCGGGCGAGTACGCACGCGCCTTGGGCACGTGGCGGCTGCACGTGGCCGGACTTTACGATGTGAATCCCACGCAGGCCGCGCTTCTTCGCGCCCTGGAAAAATCCGCGGACGTCCTCTACCACGTCCCACCGGTCCCCGAGCCGAGCGGTTTCGCCGTTCGTCTCGCGCAACGCGTTCGAGGGATCGAATCGAAGTCCTCGACGCGAGCGGCCCTGCCGACGGACCGAGCGTGGTCGTGCCCGGATCGGCACGTCGAGATCCGCGAAATCGCCCGCGAGGCGCGTGCGCTCGTCGATGCCGGCGTCGCGCCGAGTTCGATCGCAATCGTCTTGCGACACCCCGAAACCTATCGCGATCTCGTGGTCGAACACTTCGCCGAGTTCGGTGTGCCCGTTCGCCTCGCCGGCGGTCGGCGACCCGATGGGTCCATTTCGGTCCGACTGTGTGCGGCGCTCGTGCGTCTGGCGACCGACGTCGATCGTACCGGGCAGCCGAGGTGGTCGCGGGCAACGGCCGCGCCGTTCCTCGCGACGGCATTCGGGGACCGCGGCGACGGAGCGCATCGATGGGAACCGCTGTCGCGACGCGCGCGCCTTCAACGTCCCGCGGACTGGGACCGCCGACTCGGCGCGATCGCGTCAGGCGAGCTGACGCCCGATGAATTCAATGCGACCGATCGGCGAGATGCACGCGACCTGCGCGACGCGTGGACGCGACTGGTCAACGCGGTGCTGGCGATTCGCGGCGTGACGACACACGCCGAAGCGGCGGACACCCTTTGCACGGTCGTGCGCGATATCCTCCCGGTAGATGCCGCGACGCCCGAGACGATCGAGCGCCTTCGCGCGCTGAGGCACGCCGACGAGGCGGGACTGCGTTTCGACGCCGATCGGTTTCTGGCGCGGGCGGCGGAAGCGGTCGCGGGACTCGCCACGCGCGATGACGTGAATGCGCGCGCGGGGGTGCAGGTGCTCGACATGAGCGCCGCGCGCGGGACGCGGTTCGAGCACGTCTTCATGCCGGGGTGCGTCGAGGGAGAAATCCCGTATGTCGGGCGCGAAGACCCGATTCTTCTCGACTCGGATCGGGACGCGCTCAATGCGCGCGTCGGCGCGCACGAGCGTCTGCCGGTATTCGCCGAGCGCGTGCGCAACGAACGTAATCTCTTCGACCTCGCGTGCCGCAGCGCCGCGACTTCGCTCACCCTCACATGGCCGAGGCGCGAGATGGGCAGTGGGCGCGCTATCGCCCCCAGTCCGTTTCTCGTCGCGATGTTCGCCGAGTCGATGAGTCTGGCGGATTTCGAGCGCGCGAACGGCGTCCGAAGATGGATGACGGGATTTGCCCTGACGTCCGACGATCGACCGCGAACGTTGACGGAGCATGACGTCGCCGCCGCGCGCGTTCTCGAAGCCGAACGGCCCGGGCTTTCGGCGCTCTACCTGCAGTGCGTTTCGCCGGGTTTTGAACCGCGACTCCATCGCCAGAAATCGCGTTACGGCGCCCGAAGCTGGACGGCGCATGAAGGACTGTGCGCATCGCCCAATGTGATCGACGCGCTGCGTGGAGAGCGGCGGCAACGCCCGGCGATGCGCGTGACCGAACTCGAAAAATACGCACAGTGCCCGAGGCGTTACCTGTTGCTCGACTTCATCGGCCTCGCGTCGAACGGCGATGCGGACGAGGCGCTTTCGCTCGACGCCCTCGCGCAGGGTGACTTGCTTCATCGCGCGCTGGCCGTGGCTGCCCGTGATCGTTCTTTCGAGGCGGCGGAGTCCTGCCTGAAAGACGCATACCGCAAGCTCGCCGAGGCCGGCCACACGGCGCGCGGGATTCTGGCTGAGGTCGAACTCGCGGCGCTGGGGAAACGGTTGCGCGCGTTGTGGGACGCGAATGCCGAGTGGTCGGCGGATGTGGTGCGGATTCGGACCGAGGAACCGTTCGAGTTCGCCGTTGCGGATGGAACGGTCCTGCGCGGACGCATCGACCGGATCGAGGAACTTCCGGGCGGCGCGATGCGTGTGATCGACTTCAAGACCGGTCGTGCGCGCAATTCCGTGTTGCCAGGCGATCTCGCCGAGGACGACTTCAACGCGGGGCAGACGCTGCAATTGCCGGTGTATGCCCGAGCGCTCGCGGCACGCGGCCCGGAGCTTGCCGGGCGAGTCGCGTGCGAATACCGGTACCTGAAGGACAAGAAGGGGAACGAAACACCTGTGCGCGTCGGCTTCTCAGCAGAAGCTCTCGAAGAGCGCACGGAGACGATCGACGCCGTGATCGCGGGCATCGGCGCCGGCATCGCGTCGGGCGCGTTTGTCGCCCGGGCCGACGTCGCGGCGGCGGAAACCCTGTGTGCGAACTGCGCGGCGGGACGGATCTGCGACGGCGTGGCACGCGCGCGCGCGGCTCGAATCGACGCCGAGGCCCCCCAACATCCTTGGCGGCACTTGCTGACCACGCACCCGGCGGACGGGGACGACGCGGAGGACGACGATGCTTGAGGACCAGAAGGCGCGGGACGCGGCGGTCCGGGAGCGCGTCGGCGTGACGTGGATCGAAGCCGGGGCGGGCACGGGAAAGACGCGGACGATGGTGCTGCGAATCCTGCGTCTCGTAATGGAGGAAGGCGTCGGCATCCGGCGAGTCCCGGCGATCACGTTCACGGAGAAGGCCGCGGCGGAACTGCGCGCGAAGATCCGCGAGGCGCTTCAGGCCGAACTCGCAAGGTCTCCCGGCGCGACGGCGGCGCGGCAGGCACTTGCCGAAATCGACGCCGCGACGATCAGCACGATTCATTCGTTCTGCCAGTCACTGCTCAAGCGCCGTCCGCTGCAGGCCGCGCTCGATCCCCTCGCGACGATTCTGGATCAGCACGCCGAGGACGAGCTTCTCGCGGACGTTTACGACTGTTGGTTTGACGAGCTGGTACTGGACCCTCCGCCCGCGATGCGCAAGGTCTGGCGCGCTCAGCCGATTCGCGCCCGGCGCGACGGCAGCGACGTGTTGTGGCGAATTTGCGCCGCGGTCTGCCGCGACGCCGATCTGCTGATGGATCGCCCGGCGAGGCGAACGGCGGACCTTGCCGTCGACTGGGCACGTGTGCGCGAAAGGGCGAGAGCGCTGCGCGACTTCATTTCGGCGAACTGCACGGATCTTTCGGACAAGGCCGCGTCCAACGGCCTTGCATGGCTCGACGCGCTCGATGCGTTCGACCCGACCGAAGAACGCGACGACGACACGCGCCCCGATCCGCCCAAGCCTGACAATCGGGGTGGTTCGGCAAAGAAGTGGACGGCGGGAGCGCTCGATCAGTTCAAGGCCGACCGCGACGAACTCCACGACGCGGTGGCCGGTTTCATGCGGACGATCCACGCATCCGTCGTGTGGGATGTGTACGAGATCGCGCGTGGCTTCGCGCGGCGGTTCGATGAACGCAAAACGCGACTCGGCCTGCTGGGATTTCAGGATCTGCTTGTGCGGGCGAATCGCATGCTGGACGAAAACGCCGACGACGTGCGCGCGGATCTCGCATCGCTCTATGATGAAATGCTGATCGACGAGTTTCAGGACACCGATCCCCTGCAGGTCGAAATCGCCTCGCGCCTCGCGGGAATCCTCGGTGAACGCTCCGGCGCGAAGCCGCGCCTGTTCGTCGTCGGCGATCCCAAGCAGTCGATCTACCGGTTCCGGCGCGCCGACATCGAGATCTACGAAGAGGCAAAGCGGCGCTGGCTGGCGGGCGGTGAACCGCACTTCCTGACGGTCAACTTCCGATGCGCGCCGGCCATCATCGACGCGGTCAACGCCGTCTTTTCGGCGATCCTGCCGGCCGACGCGGCGACCGAAACCGACCCGCGCTACGTCCCGCTGGTCGCGGGGCGCTTGGAGTCCGGCGATCGACGCGCGCCGAAGGGCGCGGGCGTCGTCGTGCTGCGCCCCGGGCGCACGTTGGGAAAGGCTGACCGACCCGGCGCGCTGTCTTATGCGGCGATCGCGCGATGGATCGCGAAGAGCGTGAGAGACGGCCTCGCGATTTCCGATCCGACGACTGGACGAATCCGCCCCATGCGCTTCGGCGACGTGGCGATCCTCAATCGGCGCGGGACGACCTTCGACGACATGGAGGAAGAACTGCGCGCGCACGGCGTGCCGTTTCTCGTCGTCGGCGGCAAGGCTTATTACCGCCGGCCGGAGATCACCGGCATCATCGCCGGGTTGCGCGCGCTGGCCGATCCGTCGGATTCTCTCGCGCTCGGCGAATGGCTCACTTGCGACTTCGTCGGTTTTTCCGACGAAGACCTGCTTGGGCACAAGTTGGCGTACGGAAGCATCGATTGTCTCGCCGCTCCCCCGGCGGACGATGCACTCTCGACGCACCTTCGCGCTCTCGGCGAAATCGCGGCACGCCGCAACGAGCGGGGGTGCGCCGCCACGGTGCGCGCGCTGTTCGGCCTCGCCGACGTCGTCACGTGCGCGGCGGTGTTCCGGCGCGGCGATGTTGCCGTCGCGAATCTGCAAAAAATTCTCGATTTCGCGACCGCATCCGACGGCGCGTTCGCGCTGTTCGAGGAATTCGTTCGCCGTCTCGCGAGCGATCTCGACTCCGATCGCGAGGAACCGGACCACGCGGTGGTGGAAGACGGCGCCGACGTCGTCTCACTGCTGACGATCCACAAGGCGAAGGGGCTCGATTGGCCGGTGGTGGTGCTGCCCGACCTGCACGCGCAGTTTCAGGAGTGGGCGGGCGGAACTGTCGTCGTTCGTCGCGCCACGGACGAGATGGGCGTGCGTCTCGCGGCCGGATTCGAAACCGAGATGTATCAGGAACTGGGCAAGCTCGAACAGGCATTTCAGCGCGCCGAGCGCAAGCGGCTGCTCTACGTGGCGATGACGCGCGCGCGCGACTGGCTGGTTCTGCCGCTGTTCGGGCGCGTCACATATCATTCCAAGACGGGCGCACCGACGAAACAGCGGGGCTTATTGGGAGTCCTCGCCGAAGCCGGCGCGATCGACGACGAGTTGCGTTTAGCGGGTCCCTTCGCCGGTCACGTGGCCTGCGTCGAGGATTTCGACGTGGATGAGCCGGGTTACATGGCGGATCCGTTCGCGCACGGGACGTATGCGAATAGCGTCGAACCGACTCCTTCGCAATCGGCGCGAATCGAGGAATTGCTCGCGCGAAGAAGCGATCTCGCGGCGAAGAGCGCGGTCGCGGCCGACGCGACGACCTTCGCCTCGCCGAGCGAGCATGACGAACAAATCCCGCGCTCCGAAACGGCGGAACATGCCGCCGAGGAGGCGCGGCGGCTTGGCTCGG
This window harbors:
- a CDS encoding PD-(D/E)XK nuclease family protein, whose product is MSEVWRESFFEQAAALRARGGFEPLVVLASSNRLGEDLRGELHRRFGGWLGAYTLTFIDLATRLVATLGPVRPLAPPEFLHALAARLVAEMPEGVFDRVRNFAGTPGAFLATFEDLSEAGWTRLPLATGDSLKLTGFDALYRRFRELVDDAGYDLPGARIAGAAAAAGEYARALGTWRLHVAGLYDVNPTQAALLRALEKSADVLYHVPPVPEPSGFAVRLAQRVRGIESKSSTRAALPTDRAWSCPDRHVEIREIAREARALVDAGVAPSSIAIVLRHPETYRDLVVEHFAEFGVPVRLAGGRRPDGSISVRLCAALVRLATDVDRTGQPRWSRATAAPFLATAFGDRGDGAHRWEPLSRRARLQRPADWDRRLGAIASGELTPDEFNATDRRDARDLRDAWTRLVNAVLAIRGVTTHAEAADTLCTVVRDILPVDAATPETIERLRALRHADEAGLRFDADRFLARAAEAVAGLATRDDVNARAGVQVLDMSAARGTRFEHVFMPGCVEGEIPYVGREDPILLDSDRDALNARVGAHERLPVFAERVRNERNLFDLACRSAATSLTLTWPRREMGSGRAIAPSPFLVAMFAESMSLADFERANGVRRWMTGFALTSDDRPRTLTEHDVAAARVLEAERPGLSALYLQCVSPGFEPRLHRQKSRYGARSWTAHEGLCASPNVIDALRGERRQRPAMRVTELEKYAQCPRRYLLLDFIGLASNGDADEALSLDALAQGDLLHRALAVAARDRSFEAAESCLKDAYRKLAEAGHTARGILAEVELAALGKRLRALWDANAEWSADVVRIRTEEPFEFAVADGTVLRGRIDRIEELPGGAMRVIDFKTGRARNSVLPGDLAEDDFNAGQTLQLPVYARALAARGPELAGRVACEYRYLKDKKGNETPVRVGFSAEALEERTETIDAVIAGIGAGIASGAFVARADVAAAETLCANCAAGRICDGVARARAARIDAEAPQHPWRHLLTTHPADGDDAEDDDA
- a CDS encoding UvrD-helicase domain-containing protein yields the protein MLEDQKARDAAVRERVGVTWIEAGAGTGKTRTMVLRILRLVMEEGVGIRRVPAITFTEKAAAELRAKIREALQAELARSPGATAARQALAEIDAATISTIHSFCQSLLKRRPLQAALDPLATILDQHAEDELLADVYDCWFDELVLDPPPAMRKVWRAQPIRARRDGSDVLWRICAAVCRDADLLMDRPARRTADLAVDWARVRERARALRDFISANCTDLSDKAASNGLAWLDALDAFDPTEERDDDTRPDPPKPDNRGGSAKKWTAGALDQFKADRDELHDAVAGFMRTIHASVVWDVYEIARGFARRFDERKTRLGLLGFQDLLVRANRMLDENADDVRADLASLYDEMLIDEFQDTDPLQVEIASRLAGILGERSGAKPRLFVVGDPKQSIYRFRRADIEIYEEAKRRWLAGGEPHFLTVNFRCAPAIIDAVNAVFSAILPADAATETDPRYVPLVAGRLESGDRRAPKGAGVVVLRPGRTLGKADRPGALSYAAIARWIAKSVRDGLAISDPTTGRIRPMRFGDVAILNRRGTTFDDMEEELRAHGVPFLVVGGKAYYRRPEITGIIAGLRALADPSDSLALGEWLTCDFVGFSDEDLLGHKLAYGSIDCLAAPPADDALSTHLRALGEIAARRNERGCAATVRALFGLADVVTCAAVFRRGDVAVANLQKILDFATASDGAFALFEEFVRRLASDLDSDREEPDHAVVEDGADVVSLLTIHKAKGLDWPVVVLPDLHAQFQEWAGGTVVVRRATDEMGVRLAAGFETEMYQELGKLEQAFQRAERKRLLYVAMTRARDWLVLPLFGRVTYHSKTGAPTKQRGLLGVLAEAGAIDDELRLAGPFAGHVACVEDFDVDEPGYMADPFAHGTYANSVEPTPSQSARIEELLARRSDLAAKSAVAADATTFASPSEHDEQIPRSETAEHAAEEARRLGSAFHALMERLDWANRPSWPDACAQAAREFELDVDGAGRLSRWLDAFAKMPVFEELAMARRFVEVPFTWTGDPDGTGSRDFAGRIDLVAVREGERVVIVDYKTDAVALDRVPERREYYRRQGEIYRAAVGALLSGARPVSVRFCFVEPGVEVAL